The Methanosarcina barkeri str. Wiesmoor DNA segment CCTGCCTTGTGCACACGCCAGGTCAATTCCATATCTTCGCCTATAAATCCCTCTAAGAAGGGACCAGTCTTTTCAAGAGTGCTAGATCGGTAGGCGCCTATATTTCCAGACACGACAGGAAGGCAATCAATAGTAGACAGCGCTCTACGCACAAAGCCTGTGCCTACGTGAGTGAGCAAGTTCGCCAGTTGTGTCTGAAGCTTATCTAGGTTAATGGGAGCATCGTTGCCACATACTGCACCTACATCTTCGCTGATAAAACCACTGAGCATCTTGCTTATGGTATCAGGAGCAAAGATGCCGTCAGCATCGACGAAGAATATTACTTCTCCTTTGGCTAGTTTTAGTCCCACGTTAAGAGCTGAGGCTTTGCCTCCATTTTTCTTGGTTACCACAATTACATGAGAGTTCGTTTCATAATGCTGCATCTCTTCAAGTGTATTATCAGATGAACCATCATCTACTAGGATAACCTCATATTCTGAATAATTTGATTCTAGAATGGACTTTATACAATGGCCTATCACTTTTCCTTCATTATAGGCTGGTACCACTATAGAGACAAAGGGATTCTTGCTGTTGAATATATTCTGTTTGCTTTTGCGCATTTCGAAAGCTAAAGATAGTGGATAATATGGAATTGTCAGAATACCTACAGAAAAGCAGGTGAATCCTATAATATAGAAGAATAAAAGAAGTGGCTCCATGACTCTGTTCCAAAATCCAGTGATTTTTTCATTTCTTGATTGAAAATCTGAATTAGCAGAAAAATCCAGTTTTTGTCAAAATCAATATTCGATATCTAAAGACTTCAATCCCGAAGTGCCCGTAACAAAATAACCTATGCAACATATAATTTCTTGTAACTTTGATTAGCGACCCTGATAGTGAAAATCAAAATGCCCAATCGGTAATATGCAGAGTTTATTATTCTATGCAGAGTTTATTCTATGCAGAGATTATTCTGTGACGAGGCCGAAGTTGTATCATAAGGCTTGTGATCAATTACAAAATCTAGTGATTTTGGATTTTACGTTCATCACTGGATTTTGGTATTGAGTCGACTCCATTAGCAAACTCTAAAATCTTCCAAAACTGCATCCAGTACTTCTTTGGCTCGGGCAATATTTGCCCCAAACCTGGCATTGACCTCTAGAACTGCAGGATTGTGATCTTTTCGACGGCGAATATCTATGTCCATTGGGCCGGTCAGATTCATAGCCTTTGCTGCAGATATAGCTGTATCTGCCACGTCTGGAGCGTTTACGCGCTTCACTTCAGCTGCGTTGCCCACGATTCCTTCTTTTAGCTTAGTCTTTTCTAAAACTACGATAACAGATTTTTTCCCAATATATACCTCAGGTGCGTAATCCGTTCCAGGGAGAAACTCCTGCAATATATATCTGTCATCAAGCATGGAGATTGCAGGCCAATCCTTTATGTTTCTAATAACTACCTCTCTACCACCTCTACCTACTCGCGGCTTACTCAGGCATGGCCATCCCAAATTAAGCGAGATCTCTTCAGGCGAAGAGACCTGTGAAGGTAGTAAGTACCTGGGAACACATATTCCATGGCTCGAAAGCCGTTTATATGTCAGAAATTTATCATCTGCATCGGAGACTGCTTGATATTGGCCAATTACCGCCGGTATGTCACTCCATTTTTTCCATTCTGAGGCTAAGATTGGCAATTCCTCACTCACAGTTGGAATCAGCAGTTGAATGCTCTCTTCGATCGTAAGAGTAT contains these protein-coding regions:
- a CDS encoding ATP-grasp domain-containing protein, producing the protein MVKIMVTGIGGPAGRNVALLLLEKGHTVIGVDMQRISLPGVKVHRIPPASHPSFLEKLYTLTIEESIQLLIPTVSEELPILASEWKKWSDIPAVIGQYQAVSDADDKFLTYKRLSSHGICVPRYLLPSQVSSPEEISLNLGWPCLSKPRVGRGGREVVIRNIKDWPAISMLDDRYILQEFLPGTDYAPEVYIGKKSVIVVLEKTKLKEGIVGNAAEVKRVNAPDVADTAISAAKAMNLTGPMDIDIRRRKDHNPAVLEVNARFGANIARAKEVLDAVLEDFRVC
- a CDS encoding glycosyltransferase family 2 protein produces the protein MEPLLLFFYIIGFTCFSVGILTIPYYPLSLAFEMRKSKQNIFNSKNPFVSIVVPAYNEGKVIGHCIKSILESNYSEYEVILVDDGSSDNTLEEMQHYETNSHVIVVTKKNGGKASALNVGLKLAKGEVIFFVDADGIFAPDTISKMLSGFISEDVGAVCGNDAPINLDKLQTQLANLLTHVGTGFVRRALSTIDCLPVVSGNIGAYRSSTLEKTGPFLEGFIGEDMELTWRVHKAGYKVVFQPWAIVYAEAPSTITGLWKQRVRWARGLLKTAYIHRDMLFNPKYGLFAFYLPINLTSMIIIPLLQLISIILLPILLFRNINPIPLSWISIMGWLGMFSSIFALLFSIALDRAWLDLKYFYVIPLWVLYSFMMDVVMLWAIIVELRRKEAKWNKLDRTGIVSR